Proteins encoded together in one Halalkaliarchaeum sp. AArc-CO window:
- a CDS encoding metal-dependent hydrolase: MLPTHALAGMALALPLFAVAPELAPVGLVAGLLGGIVPDLDMYAGHRKTLHYPVYYSVAAVPAALSAVVFPSAVTVAVALFLLGAALHAVSDVFGSGLELRPWEGNSTRAVYDHFRGRWIPPRRAIRYDGSPEDLVLSAALALPLLYAVDTTLQLIVIAALVIALAYTLLRRRLADLAPVVADLLPTTVRPYVPDRYLSDVDAVESPRSR; this comes from the coding sequence ATGCTTCCAACCCACGCGCTCGCCGGGATGGCGCTGGCGCTGCCGCTTTTCGCGGTCGCGCCGGAGCTAGCGCCCGTCGGGCTCGTGGCCGGGTTGCTCGGGGGAATCGTCCCCGACCTGGACATGTACGCCGGCCACCGGAAGACGCTGCATTACCCCGTGTACTACAGCGTCGCTGCCGTCCCCGCGGCGCTTTCGGCGGTCGTCTTCCCGTCGGCGGTGACGGTCGCGGTGGCGCTGTTCCTCCTGGGGGCTGCCCTGCACGCTGTCAGTGACGTGTTCGGGAGCGGGCTCGAACTGCGACCCTGGGAGGGGAACTCGACGCGGGCGGTCTACGACCACTTCCGGGGGCGGTGGATCCCGCCCCGCCGGGCGATCCGCTACGACGGCTCCCCGGAAGACCTCGTGCTGTCGGCGGCGCTTGCTCTCCCACTTCTCTATGCCGTCGATACGACGCTCCAGTTGATCGTAATCGCTGCTCTCGTCATTGCACTCGCGTACACGCTTCTCCGGCGTCGACTCGCCGATCTGGCACCGGTCGTCGCGGATCTGCTTCCGACAACGGTTCGGCCCTACGTCCCGGACCGGTATCTCTCCGACGTCGACGCCGTGGAATCTCCGAGGTCCCGATAG
- a CDS encoding histidine kinase N-terminal 7TM domain-containing protein, with protein MGWTVSALSAVVFGSSVVALAVGFAALRQRPDPMAWPLAALMFAAAAWALPHGVALGYATVEQVTFWHQLRYPGTVLAPVAYLVVALRYAGYERWLSRRSYALLSIVPAITVTAVWTNPSHGLFWESLSIATVGGATVLVPEFGPLYWISLGYLYSITVLGLVVYAIAIARSGSVYRKQAVLLFVAAFVPLATNVAMNFGMGPEPTVDLTTTALAVSGLVFALALFYFDLLSLRPVARDRLVEALEDGVVVVGPDGEVRDFNPVAGRIFDGITVGQPADELLSSNVVSDGGELVVENGGEERRFRPRSTPLTDGRDREIGRIVYLQDVTDVTEHEQRISVLNRILRHNVRNELNVVLGHLELLERRSTGGSVEHVETAIESSRRVVEFSEKARHVEQTLQGRDSAVEASATDVVDRVVSDARGRYPHADIAVELPERADPDDRVSVVDLELFELAVAELIENAVEHHDCSSPRVTVRVEPDGELISIRIADDGPGIPEPERKILSSRAETDLVHGSGLGLWLVQWTASLSAGELSIGDNEPRGTVVTLSLPVADGDASADCGQSRTN; from the coding sequence ATGGGATGGACCGTTTCGGCGCTCTCGGCCGTCGTGTTCGGGAGTTCGGTCGTGGCGCTCGCAGTCGGGTTCGCAGCGCTCCGGCAGCGGCCGGATCCGATGGCCTGGCCGCTGGCAGCGTTGATGTTCGCGGCCGCAGCGTGGGCTCTCCCCCACGGCGTTGCGCTCGGCTATGCTACTGTCGAGCAAGTCACGTTCTGGCACCAGCTCCGCTACCCCGGAACCGTTCTCGCGCCCGTGGCGTATCTCGTCGTGGCGCTCCGCTATGCCGGCTACGAGCGGTGGCTCTCCCGACGGTCCTACGCGCTTCTTTCGATCGTCCCCGCAATTACGGTCACAGCGGTGTGGACGAACCCGTCTCACGGTCTGTTCTGGGAGTCGCTTTCGATCGCGACGGTCGGTGGCGCGACGGTTCTGGTCCCGGAGTTCGGCCCGCTGTACTGGATCAGCCTCGGCTATCTGTACTCGATTACGGTTCTGGGTCTGGTGGTGTACGCCATCGCGATCGCCCGATCGGGATCCGTCTATCGCAAGCAGGCGGTGTTGCTGTTCGTCGCCGCCTTCGTCCCCCTGGCGACGAACGTCGCGATGAACTTCGGAATGGGGCCCGAGCCGACGGTCGATCTCACCACCACGGCACTGGCCGTCTCCGGGCTGGTGTTCGCGCTGGCGCTGTTTTACTTCGACTTGCTGTCGCTCCGGCCGGTCGCCCGGGACCGGCTCGTCGAAGCGCTCGAGGATGGGGTCGTGGTCGTCGGTCCCGACGGCGAGGTCAGGGACTTCAATCCGGTCGCCGGACGCATCTTCGACGGGATCACCGTCGGACAGCCCGCAGACGAGCTCCTGTCGTCGAACGTCGTCTCCGACGGCGGCGAGCTCGTCGTCGAAAACGGGGGGGAGGAACGTCGGTTCCGTCCGCGATCGACGCCACTGACCGACGGGCGAGACCGCGAGATCGGGCGGATCGTCTATCTCCAGGACGTCACCGACGTCACCGAGCACGAACAGCGGATCAGCGTGCTCAACCGGATCCTCCGACACAACGTCCGCAACGAACTGAACGTCGTTCTCGGACACCTGGAGCTGCTGGAGCGTCGGTCGACAGGGGGCAGCGTCGAGCACGTCGAAACTGCAATCGAGAGTTCGAGGCGAGTCGTCGAGTTCTCCGAGAAGGCGCGCCACGTCGAGCAAACGCTCCAGGGTCGCGACAGCGCGGTGGAGGCGTCGGCGACCGACGTCGTGGATCGCGTCGTTTCCGACGCCAGGGGGCGGTATCCGCACGCGGATATCGCGGTCGAACTCCCGGAACGTGCCGACCCCGATGACCGGGTGAGCGTCGTCGACCTGGAGCTGTTCGAGCTGGCAGTCGCGGAACTGATCGAGAACGCGGTCGAACATCACGACTGTTCCTCGCCCCGGGTGACGGTTCGAGTCGAACCCGACGGCGAACTGATCTCCATCCGGATCGCCGACGACGGTCCCGGAATCCCGGAGCCGGAACGGAAGATCCTGAGCTCCCGGGCGGAGACGGATCTGGTCCACGGCAGCGGTCTCGGGCTGTGGCTTGTACAGTGGACTGCGTCGCTCTCGGCCGGCGAGCTCTCTATCGGGGACAACGAGCCGCGAGGTACCGTCGTCACCCTCTCGCTCCCGGTCGCCGACGGGGACGCTTCCGCCGACTGCGGCCAGTCCCGAACGAATTAA
- a CDS encoding translation initiation factor IF-5A has protein sequence MPKEQKQVRDLQEGSYVMMDDTPCKINAYSTAKPGKHGSAKARVEGRGVFDGKKRSFSQPVDAKVWVPIIERKQGQVVSVTGDDAQVMDLDTYETFTMRIPEDESFSSDDTIEYLEYEDQRKIVG, from the coding sequence ATGCCGAAAGAGCAAAAGCAGGTTCGCGATCTCCAGGAAGGCAGCTACGTGATGATGGACGACACACCCTGCAAGATCAACGCCTACAGCACCGCAAAGCCCGGAAAACACGGCAGTGCGAAGGCCAGAGTCGAGGGACGTGGCGTCTTCGATGGCAAGAAGCGATCGTTCTCCCAGCCGGTCGACGCGAAGGTGTGGGTGCCGATCATCGAGCGGAAGCAGGGGCAGGTCGTCTCGGTGACTGGCGACGACGCCCAGGTGATGGACCTGGACACCTACGAGACGTTCACCATGCGGATACCCGAGGACGAATCGTTCTCCTCGGACGACACCATCGAGTACCTCGAGTACGAGGACCAGCGGAAGATCGTCGGATAA
- the secF gene encoding protein translocase subunit SecF, giving the protein MVELRVPEVDYTEYSNRQLLVVPLAVLALALLIVGGWYLLTGAPANYGLEFTGGTEVRIAMDDVEDPDAAIEEAFSAEPDTIRSIPGDDVYVVTFRAGVTDASTIESEVEAAGFELRGLDEVSESFGADTRQLAVTGVGIAFLGMAVLVFALFRTFIPSVAVVASAFSDIVIPIAMMNLLGIDLTLGTVAALLMLIGYSVDSDILLNNSVLRRTGDFYESVHRAMRTGVTMTITSIAAMTVMAIAATILGVDLLRDIGIILVVGLFADLMNTYLMNVTLLRWYKFRGVKR; this is encoded by the coding sequence ATGGTCGAACTGCGGGTACCGGAGGTCGATTACACCGAGTATTCGAACCGCCAGCTCCTGGTGGTTCCGCTCGCTGTTCTCGCGCTCGCGCTTTTGATCGTCGGTGGCTGGTATCTGCTGACCGGCGCCCCCGCGAACTACGGGCTGGAGTTTACGGGGGGGACGGAGGTGCGGATCGCCATGGACGACGTCGAGGATCCCGACGCGGCGATCGAGGAGGCGTTCTCGGCGGAGCCCGACACGATCCGGTCGATCCCCGGCGACGACGTGTACGTGGTGACGTTCCGCGCCGGCGTCACCGACGCGTCGACGATCGAATCGGAGGTTGAAGCCGCCGGCTTCGAGTTACGCGGGTTAGACGAAGTGAGCGAGAGCTTCGGGGCAGACACCCGTCAACTCGCGGTCACCGGCGTCGGCATCGCGTTCCTCGGGATGGCGGTGCTGGTGTTCGCGCTGTTCCGGACGTTCATCCCCTCGGTGGCAGTCGTCGCTTCGGCGTTTTCCGACATCGTGATCCCGATTGCGATGATGAATCTTCTCGGGATCGATCTGACGCTGGGGACGGTTGCGGCACTCCTGATGTTGATCGGGTACAGCGTCGACTCCGACATCCTGTTGAACAACAGCGTGCTCCGCCGGACCGGTGACTTCTACGAGTCGGTTCACCGGGCGATGCGCACCGGCGTGACGATGACGATCACCTCTATCGCCGCGATGACGGTGATGGCGATCGCCGCGACGATTCTCGGGGTGGATCTGCTCCGTGACATCGGGATTATCCTGGTCGTCGGGCTGTTCGCGGACCTGATGAACACCTATCTGATGAACGTGACGCTGCTTCGCTGGTACAAGTTCCGGGGGGTAAAACGATGA
- a CDS encoding aminotransferase class I/II-fold pyridoxal phosphate-dependent enzyme, which translates to MDIAPFGLERWFAEYEHDAEIMLAESGIRSLSASRFDLDPGELGYVIPTNGDPELRARVGERYDRSAEEVLFTCGTQEANVLAFLSLLGGDGGDHAVVVTPTYQALYSVPEAFGSVTTVPLEPPRWALDVDAVREAITDDTAVVVVNNPNNPTGRYHGEEIIQQLYDVAAAHDAYLLCDEVYRLLAEDPLPPAASMGEYGLSTTSLTKAYGLAGLRFGWLVGDRSVIDAAWNWKDYTTISPSLFGQHVAKQALGRREAEILSENRELAAENREIVADWIDRHGLSWYDPVGVNGFVTVPDGFESSTDFCRTVVEQEGVVLAPGELFGHDDYFRIGFGLPTSELERGLSHVSKAIVNRGEPQ; encoded by the coding sequence ATGGACATTGCCCCGTTCGGCCTCGAACGCTGGTTCGCGGAGTACGAACACGACGCCGAGATCATGCTCGCCGAAAGCGGGATCCGGTCGCTTTCCGCCTCCCGGTTCGATCTCGATCCGGGCGAGTTGGGCTATGTGATCCCCACGAACGGCGATCCGGAGCTCCGTGCCCGGGTGGGGGAACGCTACGATCGATCGGCCGAGGAGGTCCTTTTCACCTGCGGGACCCAGGAGGCGAACGTTCTAGCGTTCCTCTCGCTTCTGGGGGGCGACGGCGGCGACCACGCTGTCGTGGTGACGCCGACCTACCAGGCGCTGTACTCGGTTCCGGAGGCGTTCGGTTCGGTAACGACGGTCCCACTCGAGCCACCGCGGTGGGCACTCGACGTCGACGCGGTCCGGGAGGCGATCACCGACGACACCGCGGTCGTCGTCGTGAACAACCCGAACAACCCGACGGGACGGTATCACGGCGAGGAGATCATCCAGCAACTGTACGACGTTGCCGCCGCACACGACGCGTACCTGCTGTGTGATGAAGTGTATCGGCTGCTCGCCGAGGACCCGCTGCCCCCGGCTGCGAGCATGGGCGAGTACGGCCTGTCGACGACGAGCCTCACGAAGGCGTACGGGCTGGCGGGTCTGCGGTTCGGCTGGCTCGTCGGCGATCGATCGGTGATCGACGCCGCCTGGAACTGGAAGGACTACACCACCATCTCGCCGTCGCTGTTCGGCCAGCACGTCGCAAAACAGGCGCTGGGTCGACGGGAGGCGGAGATCCTGTCGGAGAACCGCGAACTCGCCGCCGAAAACCGGGAGATCGTCGCCGACTGGATCGATCGCCACGGTCTCTCCTGGTACGATCCGGTCGGGGTCAACGGCTTCGTCACCGTCCCGGACGGGTTCGAGTCGAGCACCGACTTCTGTCGAACCGTCGTCGAACAGGAGGGCGTCGTGCTCGCCCCCGGGGAGCTGTTCGGTCACGACGACTACTTCCGGATCGGGTTCGGGCTTCCCACCTCCGAACTGGAGCGTGGACTCTCGCACGTCTCGAAGGCGATCGTGAACCGCGGGGAGCCCCAATGA
- a CDS encoding MoxR family ATPase, producing MTDATNPAEAPVGETTTLSAPEASTLADRIAENVGRVILGKEEAIEHVLVTVLARGHLLLEDVPGVGKTMLARAFARSVDCSFKRVQFTPDLLPSDVTGSNVYNRKTGDFEFRPGPVFANVVLGDEINRAPPKTQSALLEAMEESQVTVDGETRRLPDPFVVIATQNDVEPGRTYDLPMAEIDRFTKKLRIGYPSESEETEMLERLRGRHPIESIDSVATTEELRQARETASRIEAAEPTRSYVSRLTRFTRERAGLGASPRGSLALLRASQARALLEGREFVVPDDVQTEAPSVLAHRIRPETGGTTGREIVEEALSSVAVE from the coding sequence ATGACAGATGCTACCAACCCCGCCGAAGCGCCGGTCGGCGAGACGACGACGCTGTCGGCACCCGAAGCGTCGACGCTCGCCGATCGGATCGCAGAGAACGTCGGTCGGGTGATACTCGGAAAGGAGGAAGCGATCGAGCACGTGCTGGTGACGGTTCTCGCCCGGGGGCACCTGCTCTTAGAGGACGTTCCCGGCGTCGGGAAGACGATGCTCGCGCGGGCGTTCGCCCGGTCGGTCGACTGTTCGTTCAAGCGGGTGCAGTTCACTCCCGACCTGCTCCCCTCGGACGTCACCGGCTCGAACGTGTACAACCGGAAAACCGGCGACTTCGAGTTCCGTCCCGGGCCCGTGTTCGCGAACGTGGTCCTGGGCGACGAAATCAACCGGGCACCGCCGAAAACCCAGTCGGCGCTGCTGGAGGCGATGGAGGAGTCGCAGGTGACCGTCGACGGGGAGACCCGTCGGCTCCCGGATCCGTTCGTGGTGATCGCCACCCAGAACGACGTCGAGCCGGGACGGACCTACGACCTCCCGATGGCCGAGATCGACCGGTTCACGAAGAAACTCCGGATCGGCTACCCGTCCGAAAGCGAGGAGACGGAGATGCTCGAGCGGCTTCGGGGCCGACACCCGATCGAGTCGATCGACTCGGTCGCCACCACCGAAGAGCTTCGACAGGCCCGCGAGACCGCGAGCCGGATCGAGGCCGCCGAACCCACCCGGTCGTACGTCTCCCGGCTGACCCGGTTCACCCGGGAGCGGGCCGGGCTCGGTGCGAGTCCCCGGGGCAGCCTCGCGTTGCTGCGGGCGTCCCAGGCACGAGCCCTGCTCGAGGGGCGGGAGTTCGTGGTTCCCGACGACGTCCAGACGGAGGCACCGAGCGTGCTCGCCCACCGGATCCGTCCGGAAACCGGCGGGACGACCGGCCGCGAGATCGTCGAGGAGGCGCTCTCGTCGGTCGCCGTCGAGTAA
- a CDS encoding DUF58 domain-containing protein — translation MLPDRFTPEIRPTRRGRSVVAVCLFAAAMAWIAGPRALNAVVAPGIVGLAAAYLQLRGLEAPRVVRDLPPDAHVGTTHELRLRFADAGEAAAGLSDPFLARITERVDDGLELEQPAVEATVGTGEVRFDVTYRRRGERSLGPTELVATDVFGLLSREFDCEPVDSVLVYPERHPIPEQFRFGLYDHEDVGTSRQRDEFDQLREYEEGDSLRDIHWPATARKDELIVKEFVADVQGPSVSISVGGRGADRNATAATSVALALLEDGLPVALSAPNGRVETFPGGDPRQLLELLTRLPRGEVPDPDADVVIEGTHRRTQIRTDGETHRFDQLREAVAPGSVDDRTEKPAEMRTGKPTPGAVPAADGGEQ, via the coding sequence ATGCTCCCAGACCGCTTCACCCCCGAGATCCGACCCACCCGCCGCGGGAGAAGCGTCGTCGCCGTCTGCCTGTTCGCGGCGGCGATGGCGTGGATCGCGGGGCCGCGCGCGCTCAACGCCGTCGTCGCCCCTGGAATCGTCGGGCTCGCGGCCGCCTACCTCCAGCTTCGCGGTCTCGAGGCGCCGCGGGTCGTTCGCGACCTCCCACCGGACGCTCACGTCGGCACGACCCACGAGCTTCGGCTGCGGTTTGCCGACGCCGGCGAGGCGGCCGCTGGCCTCTCGGATCCGTTCCTCGCCCGGATCACCGAACGCGTCGACGACGGGCTCGAACTCGAACAGCCCGCCGTCGAGGCCACGGTCGGCACGGGGGAGGTCCGGTTCGACGTGACGTACCGCCGTCGCGGCGAGCGGTCGCTCGGACCGACGGAGCTGGTCGCGACCGACGTGTTCGGGCTGCTGTCCCGGGAGTTCGACTGCGAACCCGTCGACAGCGTGCTCGTGTATCCGGAGCGGCATCCGATCCCGGAGCAGTTCCGGTTCGGACTGTACGACCACGAGGACGTCGGCACGAGCCGCCAGCGGGACGAGTTCGACCAGCTTCGCGAGTACGAGGAGGGGGACTCGCTCCGGGACATCCACTGGCCCGCCACCGCACGGAAGGACGAGTTGATCGTAAAGGAGTTCGTGGCCGACGTGCAGGGGCCCAGCGTCTCGATCAGCGTCGGCGGTCGAGGGGCCGACCGAAACGCGACGGCGGCGACCAGCGTCGCGCTCGCGCTGCTGGAGGACGGGCTTCCGGTCGCTCTCTCTGCGCCGAACGGGCGCGTCGAGACGTTCCCCGGCGGCGACCCACGCCAACTCCTCGAGCTCCTGACGCGACTTCCCCGCGGGGAGGTTCCCGATCCGGACGCAGACGTCGTGATCGAGGGGACACACAGGCGGACGCAGATCAGAACAGACGGAGAGACACACCGGTTCGACCAGCTCCGCGAGGCGGTCGCCCCCGGATCCGTCGACGACCGAACCGAAAAACCGGCAGAAATGCGAACCGGGAAACCGACTCCCGGAGCCGTGCCGGCAGCCGACGGGGGTGAACAATGA
- a CDS encoding PAS domain S-box protein, with product MDGPIRVLHVDDEPDFAEVAAEFLRRRDGRFEMMIETDPAAALERLSEENVDCVVSDYEMPSLDGLELLERIREQYPDLPFVLYTSEGSEQLASEAISAGVTDYLQKESGTGQYAILANRIENAVEQYRARRILSERTRQLERLYGNLPGIVYRCKNEPGWPMEHLGGAVEELTGYAAAAIESGAVSWGDEVVHPDDSEETWEDIQGELDEGDSFETTYRIVTKEGETKWMWEQGTAVSVDDSARASDGGVVDGGREGGDTGGESLLLEGFITDVTDQRQHERKLQRAFDEVEGILEGLNDAVFLHDLDGTMLYVNDAAVDRLGYSREELLEMTPREYAVSIGDDEYQRRLEELKSEGSLVFETVHLTDDGERIPAEINATITTYRGEQAVLSVARDVTEQKRREAERRRRNARITALHDVATEIGTSETREEVYEEVVNAAEDILSFDIAIADAAEGDTLLPMAVSSEISTDQYYDETDVDADDNLAARAYRTGESSVVEDLMTRDAAPADTAFRSAITVPIGDHGVFQAVSTTPGSFDDDDLELVELLVAHATSRLEQLDRTRRLRRRTQQLKRQNERLDEFASIVSHDLRNPLSVASGRLDLAREECDSPHLEDVSRALDRSEALIEDLLTLARKGTGVDELEPVDLGEIAEGCWTNVETDDATVRVETGLTVRADESRLRQLLENLFRNAVEHGSTSSQPGADDAAEHGDGSVTVIVGDLETGDGFYVEDDGPGIPSGEHERVFETGYTTANDGTGLGLSIVRRIAEAHGWEITATDGETGGARFEVSGVETAD from the coding sequence ATGGATGGGCCGATCCGGGTTCTCCACGTCGACGACGAACCCGACTTCGCCGAGGTTGCCGCCGAGTTTCTGCGACGGCGGGACGGACGGTTCGAGATGATGATCGAAACCGATCCCGCGGCGGCTCTCGAACGGCTGTCCGAGGAGAACGTCGACTGTGTCGTCTCGGATTACGAGATGCCGAGCCTCGACGGGCTCGAGTTGCTCGAGCGCATCCGCGAGCAGTATCCCGACTTGCCGTTCGTGCTGTACACCAGCGAGGGGAGCGAACAGCTCGCCAGCGAGGCGATCTCGGCTGGCGTGACCGACTACCTCCAGAAGGAGTCGGGGACCGGCCAGTACGCGATCCTCGCCAATCGGATCGAAAACGCCGTCGAGCAGTACCGGGCGCGCCGGATCCTCTCGGAACGCACCCGCCAGCTGGAGCGTCTCTACGGCAACCTTCCCGGAATAGTGTACCGATGTAAAAACGAGCCCGGATGGCCGATGGAACATCTCGGCGGGGCCGTCGAGGAGCTCACCGGCTACGCCGCCGCCGCGATCGAGTCGGGGGCGGTGAGCTGGGGCGACGAGGTGGTCCATCCCGACGACAGCGAGGAGACGTGGGAGGACATACAGGGAGAACTCGACGAAGGGGACTCCTTCGAGACGACCTATCGGATCGTGACGAAGGAAGGCGAAACGAAGTGGATGTGGGAACAGGGAACCGCGGTGAGTGTCGATGACAGTGCCAGGGCGAGCGACGGCGGAGTGGTCGACGGCGGTCGGGAGGGTGGCGACACCGGAGGCGAATCCCTCCTCCTCGAGGGGTTCATCACCGACGTCACCGACCAGCGCCAACACGAACGAAAGCTCCAGCGGGCGTTCGACGAAGTTGAAGGGATCCTGGAGGGGTTGAACGACGCGGTCTTCCTCCACGACCTGGACGGAACGATGCTGTACGTCAACGACGCGGCGGTAGACCGACTGGGGTATTCCCGGGAGGAACTGCTGGAGATGACACCCAGAGAGTACGCCGTCTCGATAGGCGACGACGAGTATCAGCGGCGGCTCGAGGAACTGAAATCGGAGGGTTCGCTCGTGTTCGAGACCGTCCACCTGACCGACGACGGCGAGCGCATCCCCGCCGAGATCAACGCCACGATCACGACGTATCGGGGCGAACAGGCCGTGCTCAGCGTGGCCCGGGACGTCACCGAACAGAAGCGACGGGAAGCCGAACGACGGCGGCGGAACGCCAGGATCACGGCACTGCACGACGTGGCGACCGAGATCGGAACCAGCGAAACACGGGAGGAGGTGTACGAGGAGGTCGTGAACGCGGCCGAGGACATCCTCTCGTTCGACATCGCCATCGCCGACGCGGCCGAGGGCGACACGCTGCTCCCGATGGCCGTCTCCTCGGAGATTTCGACCGACCAGTACTACGACGAAACCGACGTCGACGCCGACGACAACCTCGCGGCGAGAGCCTACCGGACCGGCGAGTCCTCGGTGGTCGAGGACCTGATGACGCGCGACGCCGCACCCGCCGACACGGCGTTCCGGTCGGCGATCACGGTCCCGATCGGCGATCACGGCGTCTTTCAGGCGGTTTCGACGACCCCGGGCTCGTTCGACGACGACGATCTCGAACTGGTGGAACTGCTCGTGGCACACGCCACCTCCCGGCTCGAACAGCTCGATCGGACACGGCGTCTCCGCCGGCGGACCCAGCAGCTCAAGCGCCAGAACGAACGGCTCGACGAGTTCGCCTCGATCGTCTCCCACGACCTCCGGAACCCCCTGAGCGTGGCCAGCGGCCGGCTCGATCTCGCTCGGGAGGAGTGTGATAGCCCGCACCTCGAGGACGTTTCCCGGGCACTCGACCGCAGCGAGGCGCTGATCGAGGACCTCCTGACGCTCGCCCGGAAGGGAACCGGAGTCGACGAACTCGAACCCGTCGACCTCGGGGAGATCGCCGAGGGATGCTGGACCAACGTCGAGACCGACGACGCGACCGTCCGCGTCGAAACCGGTCTCACGGTTCGAGCCGACGAGAGCCGCCTCCGACAGCTGCTCGAGAACCTCTTTCGCAACGCCGTGGAGCACGGCTCCACGAGCAGTCAGCCGGGTGCTGACGACGCGGCGGAACACGGCGATGGGAGCGTGACAGTGATCGTCGGCGACCTCGAGACCGGCGACGGCTTCTACGTCGAGGACGACGGACCGGGGATCCCGAGCGGAGAGCACGAACGAGTGTTCGAAACCGGCTACACGACCGCGAACGACGGGACCGGACTCGGACTGTCGATCGTCCGGCGGATCGCCGAGGCCCACGGCTGGGAGATCACCGCGACCGACGGCGAGACCGGCGGGGCTCGCTTCGAGGTGTCCGGCGTCGAAACCGCAGACTGA
- the speB gene encoding agmatinase, whose amino-acid sequence MFPGASADREAAEYAIVGAPLDATTTFQPGTRFGPDRIRRFAETYDDYDRRTDQFFTDLSVHDAGDVHAWSDVPDYLEFLEGTLRDVVWEDAVPLVVGGEHTVTYAGVAAVEPDVLVVLDAHLDLRDAYAGDEWSHACVCRRALEEGHADRLVVVGARTGSPEEWDRAEADDVTVVSPEETRQWITAMDAGEHELAEVDSVYLSVDIDGADPGYAPGTGTMEPFGLTPREMRDAVRAVAPRSDGFDVVEVNDRDDGQAAALAGKLLREFVYGHAANSR is encoded by the coding sequence ATGTTCCCCGGCGCGTCGGCCGACCGCGAGGCGGCGGAGTACGCGATCGTCGGTGCGCCCCTGGACGCGACGACGACCTTTCAGCCCGGGACCCGCTTCGGTCCCGACCGGATCCGCCGCTTTGCGGAGACGTACGACGACTACGACCGGCGGACGGACCAGTTTTTCACTGATCTCTCGGTGCACGACGCCGGCGATGTCCACGCGTGGTCTGACGTCCCCGACTACCTCGAGTTCCTCGAGGGGACCCTGCGGGACGTCGTCTGGGAGGACGCGGTGCCGCTCGTTGTGGGCGGGGAGCATACGGTTACGTACGCGGGCGTCGCCGCCGTCGAGCCGGACGTTCTCGTCGTCCTCGACGCTCACCTGGATCTCCGTGACGCGTACGCCGGCGACGAGTGGAGCCACGCCTGCGTCTGTCGCCGGGCGCTCGAGGAGGGGCACGCCGACCGGCTCGTCGTCGTCGGCGCGAGAACCGGCTCTCCCGAGGAGTGGGATCGCGCCGAGGCGGACGACGTGACCGTCGTGTCTCCCGAAGAGACCCGGCAGTGGATCACGGCGATGGACGCGGGGGAACACGAACTCGCGGAGGTCGACTCCGTCTACCTCTCGGTGGACATCGACGGCGCGGATCCCGGATACGCGCCGGGGACGGGAACGATGGAGCCGTTCGGCCTGACGCCCCGCGAGATGCGGGACGCGGTCCGAGCGGTGGCGCCCCGGTCCGACGGATTCGACGTCGTCGAGGTGAACGATCGCGACGACGGCCAGGCGGCGGCGCTGGCCGGGAAACTGTTGCGAGAGTTCGTCTACGGACACGCCGCCAATAGCCGATAA